In one window of Gossypium arboreum isolate Shixiya-1 chromosome 4, ASM2569848v2, whole genome shotgun sequence DNA:
- the LOC108489858 gene encoding protodermal factor 1 produces MERQRSKQVRLLMWALVAALFSQNMVIAVTSTGLGEQKNYYPVPDPHAGTPPSGSHGTPPSSGGGTPPSHGTPSHGGGYHPSPTPSTPSGGNCGTPPHDPSTPSTPSHTPSHGTPPSSGGGSPPSYGGGSPPSYGGGSPPSYGGGSPPSYGGGSPPSYGGGSPPSYGGGSPPSYGGGSPPSYGGGSPTTPIDPGTPSIPSPPFFPAPTPPIGGTCDFWRSHPTLIWGLLGWWGTVGNAFGVTNVPGLGTSMSLPQALSNTRTDGLGALYREGTASFLNSMVNNRFPFSTKQVRETFVAALGSNSAAAAQARLFKLANEGHLKQRT; encoded by the exons ATGGAGAGGCAAAGAAGCAAGCAGGTTCGTTTGTTGATGTGGGCTTTGGTTGCTGCCTTGTTCTCCCAAAACATGGTCATTGCAGTGACCTCCACTGGCCTTGGAGAGCAGAAAAATTACTATCCAGTTCCTGACCCTCATGCTGGAACTCCCCCTTCAG GTTCACATGGCACACCACCATCTTCAGGAGGTGGAACACCTCCCTCTCATGGAACCCCATCACATGGAGGTGGTTACCACCCTTCACCAACACCATCAACGCCTTCGGGTGGAAATTGTGGAACTCCACCACATGACCCTTCAACTCCATCAACACCATCACACACTCCTTCGCATGGTACTCCACCATCATCTGGAGGTGGTAGTCCCCCATCGTATGGAGGAGGCAGTCCCCCATCGTACGGAGGAGGCAGTCCCCCATCATACGGAGGTGGCAGTCCCCCATCATACGGAGGTGGCAGTCCCCCATCATACGGAGGTGGCAGTCCCCCATCATACGGAGGTGGCAGTCCCCCATCATATGGAGGTGGCAGTCCCCCATCATATGGAGGTGGCAGTCCAACTACTCCTATTGATCCAGGAACTCCAAGCATTCCCTCACCTCCATTCTTTCCTGCTCCAACTCCACCAATTGGTGGTACATGCGA TTTCTGGAGGAGTCACCCCACACTGATATGGGGTCTGCTTGGTTGGTGGGGCACTGTAGGCAACGCATTTGGCGTGACCAACGTTCCTGGACTTGGAACAAGCATGAGCTTGCCCCAAGCACTTTCAAACACACGTACTGATGGACTTGGGGCGCTTTACCGAGAAGGAACAGCCTCATTTCTCAACTCCATGGTGAATAATAGGTTCCCATTCTCGACTAAGCAAGTTAGGGAGACTTTTGTTGCAGCACTTGGTTCAAACAGCGCTGCAGCAGCTCAGGCTCGTCTCTTCAAGCTTGCCAATGAAGGCCACCTCAAGCAAAGGACCTAA